The genomic DNA CAAATCTAGGATTTTTTCTTGGTTGCTTGGCTCTTGGCCGTTCCTGTTGATTCCGTCTTAGAAGGTAATTCAGGAATCGGAGAATCTTTAATATCTTTCTTCTTAGCCATCAAATGATATTTCTTCAAAGTTGACCCTTTACACTTAATTCCCTGTTCATTAAAAAGTTGAGCAATTTCATCATAACTGTATCCCTTACTCAAGGCAGCATCAATCCGCATCGACTGACGTTCAACCACCGTCCGCAAAAATCCCGCCGTCTGAGTTTTGGGCTGGAGTTTATCCAACCGTTTCTGTAAAGCCAGTTCTAACGAAGAAACATCAGTATCCATTTATGTCAGTAAGATATAATTAATCAAATTTCCTCTTTTAAAGCAGTTTAACAGATCTTAGAACGGTCTGGACGTACCGCCTACGGCGGTTTATACTTCAACTCCTCCCTGGCCTCCCAAATAACGGCTAAAAACTTCACACCTAACGTACTTTTTCAAAGTACAATAAAATCAACCCATTAATCAAAACAAAAATGGTCGCTACCGTAGGTCGATGCTATACCAATCCCAAAGACTACGCCCAGGAGAACTATTACTCAACAGGCGACGGATTGACCAACTCAGAATGGCTAGGGAAAGCCGCATCAGAACAAGGATTATTTGGACAAATCCAAGAACAACATTTTCACAATGCCTACCAAGCATTAGACCCCAACGGCGACCCTTTACGAAGACAGCAGAACTACCGTAAACAGGTTCAACGACATAACCGCCCTGGAACGGATGTCACCCTCTCCGCCCCCAAAAGCATCAGCGTCGCTGCCCTCGTTATGGGGGATAATCTTATACTGGAAGCCCACAAAGCCGCCGTCCGCGCCACAATGAACTATGTAGAAAAAAACTGCATTTTTTACCAAACCAAACAGAAGGGAAAAAAACTCCTTTTACAAAGCAAAACCGCCCAGATAGCCGTCTTCCACCACGACGATAACAGGAACAAAGATCCCCAGCTTCATAGCCACTGTGTTATCCTCAATCAAACCCTCTGCCCCGATGGAAAATGGAGAGCCGTAGCCAACGAACAACTCTACACTCAAATCAAAACTATTGGTGCTTATTATGCCCATGAACTTGCTCGTCAATTGGAACAAAATGGATGTAAAATTCAATGGACAGATGATCATATTTTTGAACTAGCAGGAGTCGATAAAGAGAAACTCGATGCTATTTTTTCAACTCGTAGTAACCAAATTGAAGCCGAATTAGAAAAACTGGGACTAACCCGAAAAACCGCTAATGCTCAGGTTAAACAAACCCTCTGTTTAAAGACTCGCAAAGAGAAAAAACATCACCATCAACCCGAAGATAGGGAACGACAGTTACAGAGATGGAAGCAGAGAGCAACCGAAGCCGGTATAGAGATAAATAGAGAACATAAAACCGGACTCGAAAAAGCTTATAATCACCCCTCTCATCCAGGCAGTATCCCAGAACTGCTCTCCGATGCAAGTAATATTCTTACCTCCCGACAAACCGCCTTTAGAGAGCATGAATTACTCAAAGAATGTTTAAGACAAAGCCAGGGCAAATATGACCCAAACTTACTACTAGCAGAAATTAATCAGAAGGAAGAACTTGTTCCCACTAGAGACGGAAGATTAACAACAAAAAGCCAACTAAACAGAGAACGAAAGATTATTGAATTAGCAAATACGGGGAAAAATAGCCGTATTCCCTTAGCAAGCCGAGAACAAGCCCAAATTATTGCCCAAAAGAGAGGTCTAAATACTGGACAAACAACTGCTCTCATCCACATAGTAACTAGCAGAAATGCAGTGGTCTTAGTCCAAGGGAACGCCGGTGTCGGTAAAACCTATACGATGAACGCTTTAAAGCAAACAATTGGGAATCAACCCATTCGAGGATTAGCACCCTCGGCTGCTGCGGCGGATGTCCTACAAATTGAAAGTGGTATTTCTTCTCAAACCCTAGCCAGTTATCTACTGACAAAAAATGAACGACTCCCTAAAAAGGAAATTCTCCTAGTAGATGAAGCCGGGATGCTCTCATCAGTCCAGATGGAACAGCTTTTAGAAAAGGCCCAGGCTAATAATAACCGAGTTATTTTAGTCGGGGATACTAAACAACTCTCGGCTGTCGAAGCCGGCGCACCCTTTAAACTCCTCCAAGAGCATTCTTTACCTACAGCTATCATTGACCAAAACCTCAGACAACGTGACCCCTCTCTCAAACAAGTGGTTGACAAGATGGCCACTCATGACAGAGATGAGTCTAGTATTAATCAAGCTTACCAAAGTTTATACCATCAAGGGAAAGTTAAACAAATCGCACAAGAGAAAGAACGAGTTGAAGCGATATCAAATGACTACCTCAGCCGCACCACTGAAGTTAGAAATAAAACCCTAATCTTAGCGGGAACTAATGCAGATAAACAAATCATTACCACAGCAATTCGTCAAGGATTAATGAATGAAGGAGTATTAGGAAGTGAGAGTAAAGAATTACAAACCCTTAAACGTAAAGACCTTGATAAATTTGCTATCACCAAGGCGCACCATTACCAACGGGGGGATGTGATTAAATTTCAAATTGATAATGCTCAATTTAGTAGAGACTTTTACTACCGTGTCACCGATGTGAACTCCATAACGAACACAGTAACCCTAATTGACACCAATGGCGTTGATTATACCCTTCCCCTAGACAAATACAAACAAAGAGAAGTCTATCAAGTTCAACAGT from Gloeothece citriformis PCC 7424 includes the following:
- the mobF gene encoding MobF family relaxase; amino-acid sequence: MVATVGRCYTNPKDYAQENYYSTGDGLTNSEWLGKAASEQGLFGQIQEQHFHNAYQALDPNGDPLRRQQNYRKQVQRHNRPGTDVTLSAPKSISVAALVMGDNLILEAHKAAVRATMNYVEKNCIFYQTKQKGKKLLLQSKTAQIAVFHHDDNRNKDPQLHSHCVILNQTLCPDGKWRAVANEQLYTQIKTIGAYYAHELARQLEQNGCKIQWTDDHIFELAGVDKEKLDAIFSTRSNQIEAELEKLGLTRKTANAQVKQTLCLKTRKEKKHHHQPEDRERQLQRWKQRATEAGIEINREHKTGLEKAYNHPSHPGSIPELLSDASNILTSRQTAFREHELLKECLRQSQGKYDPNLLLAEINQKEELVPTRDGRLTTKSQLNRERKIIELANTGKNSRIPLASREQAQIIAQKRGLNTGQTTALIHIVTSRNAVVLVQGNAGVGKTYTMNALKQTIGNQPIRGLAPSAAAADVLQIESGISSQTLASYLLTKNERLPKKEILLVDEAGMLSSVQMEQLLEKAQANNNRVILVGDTKQLSAVEAGAPFKLLQEHSLPTAIIDQNLRQRDPSLKQVVDKMATHDRDESSINQAYQSLYHQGKVKQIAQEKERVEAISNDYLSRTTEVRNKTLILAGTNADKQIITTAIRQGLMNEGVLGSESKELQTLKRKDLDKFAITKAHHYQRGDVIKFQIDNAQFSRDFYYRVTDVNSITNTVTLIDTNGVDYTLPLDKYKQREVYQVQQLEIRLGEQMRFTKNISNHDYKQLNGQRFTVVGFTLYGQISLLTKGKTMSVSPSQLLHSDYRYVDTVHSSQGQTADYCIYCASAAKSLTIGRESFYVAASRAKQEFIVYTANATDLGVTVQISRANENASDLVKKQVEEGQKSSPSENISTAPSLTHPFAPKTDKDEKASFDNQLSQLSDAELVSVALSVQEWLSSAPREPSLNKEKALRSEIEELQHHQIKLNKQLVTQKQESLQLGEPRSLFNPFGVSKEIIDNQLQKIQLTSSLLHDIEFELKKTKNSFQKWQSEAKAYSLWEENPKTKKVKQLAEQLKSQTIKERIARIKEGYVLYGLAQTILDLKGKKLEDGKYFQGNIYRIQQRETTLTISHKDYDEPLFVATDNRANGGIIEVSQCNLTLLDKENIQSAAKYLEEQKTQSSQKNQSKGFSR